A genomic stretch from Leptotrichia sp. HSP-536 includes:
- the cas3 gene encoding CRISPR-associated helicase Cas3': MKNEFLAKSNGETIMEHTENLINNFKNFFTIYSEINVDKELLLLACIYHDLGKINKKFQSKLSGQKQNGELPHGLLSTSFIDSKSLSENGFDKSDIKVLSYSVALHHERDLSEISEEDFSSEIELMNIEADYFLKYLEKLQNIYFDYVNKNIEENLKYSIFKIENEKVKLKKLSKKYYKLNGRIYSQDFILSEKETFETFQKYVMLKGLLNKIDYAASSYIPVEEKNDFLEEKMDDFLKNVLKKDNPKNDWNELQKFMIRNQNENVVVVAQTGYGKTEAGLLWIGNNKGFFTLPLRVAINSIFSRVKNQIVIEKLENRIGLLHSDFREIYIEDIKKKEKNNLEKMDNDELFMYMDKTKQLSLPLTVCTIDQLFDFVFRAPGFELKVATLSYSKVVIDEIQMYSTDLLAYLIYGLKYITDFGGKFAIMTATLPGIITDLLKKEEIKFVTTEPFINDKKRHNLKVLKEVINAKFIKENYKDNKILVVCNTVKKSKQIYEDLKNLGIECKELNLLHSRFIKKDRAEKEKEISEFANPKRFKENVKKERELKNICENGIWIGTQVVEASLDLDFDILVTELSDLNGLFQRMGRCYRNREILDEKYNCYVFTEECSGIKSSKAVIDKEIHQKSKEALINIDGLLTEKEKLELIDKVYSTESLKDTEYYGKLVKNIYALKNYIVEYEKTKSEVQKIFRNIASRDIIPKIIYRENKKEIKKNIEILQKKAKGLNEKERKNLRSEKIEARREINQFKVAIPEYEFDDISPEQVEKIEINDYETLIILDCDYSYEKGFEVKIKNRDFFEDNTF, encoded by the coding sequence ATGAAAAATGAGTTTTTGGCAAAATCTAATGGTGAAACAATAATGGAACATACAGAAAATCTGATTAATAACTTTAAAAACTTTTTTACAATATATTCTGAGATAAATGTGGATAAAGAATTATTATTACTTGCCTGTATTTATCATGATCTTGGGAAAATAAATAAAAAATTTCAAAGTAAGTTATCTGGTCAAAAGCAAAATGGAGAACTTCCTCACGGATTATTAAGTACTTCTTTTATAGATAGCAAAAGTTTAAGTGAAAATGGTTTTGATAAAAGTGATATTAAAGTTTTATCCTATTCTGTTGCATTACATCATGAAAGAGACCTTTCAGAAATTTCAGAAGAAGATTTTTCGTCAGAAATAGAATTAATGAACATTGAAGCAGACTATTTTCTAAAATATTTGGAAAAGTTACAAAATATATATTTTGACTATGTGAATAAGAATATAGAAGAAAATTTAAAGTATTCTATTTTTAAAATCGAGAATGAAAAAGTAAAATTAAAGAAATTGAGTAAAAAATATTATAAATTAAATGGAAGAATTTATTCTCAAGATTTTATCTTATCAGAAAAGGAAACCTTTGAAACTTTTCAAAAATATGTGATGTTAAAAGGATTGCTGAATAAAATAGATTATGCTGCAAGTTCTTATATTCCAGTTGAGGAAAAAAATGATTTTCTTGAAGAAAAAATGGATGATTTTCTAAAAAATGTATTGAAAAAGGATAATCCTAAAAATGACTGGAACGAGTTGCAGAAGTTTATGATTCGTAATCAAAATGAAAATGTTGTAGTGGTGGCACAGACAGGATATGGAAAGACTGAAGCAGGACTACTTTGGATAGGTAATAATAAGGGCTTTTTTACATTGCCGTTAAGAGTGGCAATTAATTCGATTTTTAGTAGGGTGAAAAATCAGATTGTAATTGAAAAACTGGAAAATAGAATAGGGCTGCTACATTCAGATTTTAGAGAGATATATATAGAAGATATAAAAAAGAAGGAAAAAAATAATCTAGAAAAAATGGATAATGATGAGCTGTTTATGTATATGGATAAAACAAAGCAGCTCTCCTTACCATTGACAGTCTGTACAATAGACCAGCTTTTTGATTTTGTTTTCAGAGCACCGGGATTTGAATTAAAAGTTGCTACACTATCTTATTCTAAAGTGGTTATTGATGAAATTCAGATGTATTCAACGGATTTATTAGCTTATTTGATATATGGACTGAAATATATTACAGATTTTGGTGGGAAATTTGCTATAATGACCGCCACTTTACCAGGAATTATCACAGATTTGTTAAAAAAGGAAGAAATAAAATTTGTAACTACAGAACCTTTTATAAATGATAAGAAAAGACATAATTTGAAAGTATTAAAAGAAGTTATTAATGCTAAATTTATAAAAGAAAATTATAAAGATAATAAAATTTTAGTTGTCTGCAACACTGTCAAAAAATCGAAACAAATATATGAAGATTTGAAAAATTTAGGAATAGAATGTAAAGAACTAAATTTACTTCATAGCCGATTTATAAAAAAAGACAGAGCTGAAAAAGAAAAAGAAATTTCTGAATTTGCTAATCCTAAAAGATTTAAGGAAAATGTGAAAAAGGAAAGAGAATTAAAAAATATTTGTGAAAATGGAATCTGGATTGGTACACAAGTAGTTGAAGCATCTCTTGATTTGGATTTTGATATTCTCGTTACAGAATTATCAGATTTGAATGGACTTTTTCAGAGAATGGGGAGATGTTACAGAAATAGAGAGATTTTAGATGAAAAATATAACTGCTATGTTTTTACAGAAGAGTGTTCCGGAATAAAGAGTTCTAAAGCAGTTATAGATAAAGAAATTCATCAAAAATCTAAAGAAGCATTGATAAACATTGACGGATTACTTACAGAAAAGGAAAAATTGGAATTGATTGATAAGGTTTATTCAACTGAAAGTTTAAAAGATACGGAGTATTATGGAAAATTAGTAAAAAATATTTATGCTTTGAAAAATTATATAGTGGAATATGAAAAAACAAAATCAGAAGTACAGAAAATTTTTAGAAATATTGCTTCAAGAGATATAATTCCAAAAATTATTTATCGGGAAAATAAAAAAGAAATAAAGAAAAATATTGAAATCCTGCAGAAGAAAGCAAAGGGATTAAATGAAAAAGAGCGAAAAAATTTAAGGAGTGAAAAAATAGAAGCAAGACGAGAAATAAATCAATTTAAAGTAGCAATTCCTGAATATGAATTTGATGATATTTCTCCTGAACAAGTAGAAAAAATAGAAATAAATGATTATGAAACATTGATTATTTTAGATTGTGATTATTCGTATGAAAAAGGATTTGAAGTAAAAATAAAAAATCGAGATTTTTTTGAAGATAATACTTTTTAA
- the cas4 gene encoding CRISPR-associated protein Cas4 — protein MKITGIMVNYYFICKRKLWCQSKNINLEEENENVQLGKLIDENSYSLETKQVMIEETVNIDFIRKWQVVHEVKKSKAVEEAAIWQVKYYIYFLKQRGIKIEKGIIDYPVIRERKEIILTKEDENTLKEILIDIEKICKNEKAPPVINDKICKKCAYYEFCYI, from the coding sequence ATGAAAATAACAGGAATTATGGTAAACTATTATTTTATATGCAAACGTAAATTGTGGTGCCAATCTAAAAATATTAATCTTGAAGAGGAAAATGAAAACGTTCAGCTAGGAAAATTAATTGATGAAAATAGTTATAGTTTGGAAACTAAGCAAGTTATGATAGAAGAGACAGTCAACATTGATTTTATCCGTAAATGGCAAGTTGTTCACGAAGTAAAAAAAAGCAAGGCTGTGGAAGAGGCGGCAATTTGGCAAGTAAAATACTATATTTATTTTCTAAAGCAGCGTGGAATAAAAATTGAAAAAGGAATTATTGATTATCCTGTAATTAGGGAACGCAAGGAAATAATTTTGACAAAAGAGGACGAAAATACATTGAAGGAAATTTTAATTGATATTGAAAAAATCTGTAAAAATGAAAAAGCTCCTCCTGTAATTAATGATAAAATTTGTAAAAAATGTGCATACTATGAATTTTGTTACATTTAA
- the cas1b gene encoding type I-B CRISPR-associated endonuclease Cas1b, with the protein MAESYFIFSSGELKRKDNVIRITAPDGRFKDIKIEVTRDIYLFGEVSLNTKCLNYLAQNKIPVHIFNYYGFYTGTFYPKESNVSGKLFVKQVENYTDNAKRIELAQLIIDAASTNILRNLRYYQERGKDLESIITEIKALKKGIFRTNEINELMGIEGSIRRTYYTAWNTIINQEIDFEKRVKRPPDNMINTMISFLNTLVYTACLSEIYVSQLNPTISYLHSVGERRFSLSLDIAEVFKPLLADRIIFSLLNKKMITEKDFVKDSNYFYMKENAQKLILKTFNERLEISIKHRDLNRKVSYRHLMRLEAYKLVKHLLEDKKYEGFKIWW; encoded by the coding sequence ATGGCAGAAAGTTATTTTATTTTTTCCAGCGGTGAATTAAAACGTAAAGATAATGTTATAAGAATAACAGCGCCAGATGGACGTTTTAAAGATATAAAAATAGAAGTTACAAGAGATATTTACTTATTTGGAGAAGTTTCATTAAATACAAAATGTTTAAATTACTTGGCACAGAATAAAATTCCTGTTCATATTTTTAATTATTATGGTTTTTACACTGGAACATTTTATCCAAAAGAATCAAATGTTTCTGGAAAACTATTCGTAAAGCAAGTTGAAAATTATACAGACAATGCCAAAAGAATTGAATTAGCACAATTAATAATAGATGCAGCAAGCACAAATATTTTGCGAAATTTAAGATATTATCAGGAACGAGGAAAAGATTTAGAATCCATAATAACAGAAATTAAGGCACTGAAAAAAGGAATTTTTAGAACAAACGAAATTAATGAGTTAATGGGAATTGAAGGAAGTATCAGACGTACTTATTATACCGCATGGAATACAATTATTAATCAGGAAATTGACTTTGAAAAAAGAGTAAAAAGGCCACCAGATAATATGATTAATACAATGATTTCTTTTTTGAATACACTAGTTTATACAGCATGCCTTTCAGAAATTTATGTCAGTCAATTAAATCCCACAATTAGCTATTTACATAGTGTAGGAGAAAGAAGGTTTTCGTTATCACTTGATATTGCTGAAGTGTTTAAGCCTCTTTTGGCAGATAGAATTATTTTTTCGCTTTTGAATAAAAAAATGATAACAGAAAAAGATTTTGTTAAAGATTCAAACTATTTTTACATGAAAGAAAATGCACAAAAATTGATTTTAAAAACTTTTAACGAAAGATTAGAAATCTCAATAAAACATAGAGATTTAAATCGAAAAGTTTCCTATCGGCACCTGATGCGTTTAGAAGCATACAAATTAGTAAAACACTTGCTAGAAGATAAAAAATACGAAGGATTTAAAATATGGTGGTAA
- the cas2 gene encoding CRISPR-associated endonuclease Cas2, whose protein sequence is MYIILVYDILTEDNGPKISRNVFKICKKYLTNVQKSVFEGEITPVLLKKLNLELKRHIRKDKDSLIIFKSRQEKWLEKEFWGLEDDKTSNFF, encoded by the coding sequence ATGTATATAATTTTAGTGTACGACATTCTAACAGAAGACAATGGTCCCAAAATTTCTCGAAACGTATTTAAAATTTGTAAAAAATATCTAACAAACGTACAAAAATCAGTATTTGAAGGAGAAATAACACCAGTATTATTAAAAAAACTAAACCTTGAATTAAAACGTCACATCCGTAAAGACAAAGATTCGTTAATCATTTTTAAATCACGTCAAGAAAAATGGCTAGAAAAAGAATTTTGGGGATTAGAAGACGACAAAACCTCAAATTTTTTTTAA